From Stigmatopora nigra isolate UIUO_SnigA unplaced genomic scaffold, RoL_Snig_1.1 HiC_scaffold_229, whole genome shotgun sequence, a single genomic window includes:
- the LOC144193215 gene encoding complement C5-like, giving the protein SFCIKSFSSKEQKLQRLCLADQCQCMTVVCATYRAKQDLNLTAAKRRHETCQPHIKHAYKLHIMSSQIEGDFLTFTATVREVLKNANKAFQSLVPGSEVDLIKKVTCNLVDVEIDHQYLFIGSSGSEVQAGHISRFRLLLDADAVLEPWPIQSGDPISAAQSATMDEYALDLQFFSCQNA; this is encoded by the exons GAAGCTTCTGTATCAAGTCTTTCTCATCCAAAGAACAGAAGTTGCAGCGTCTGTGTTTGGCTGACCAGTGCCAGTGTATGACAG TTGTGTGTGCGACATATAGAGCTAAGCAAGACTTGAATTTAACTGCTGCCAAACGCCGTCATGAAACGTGCCAGCCTCATATAAAACATG CTTACAAGCTCCATATCATGTCTTCACAAATAGAAGGAGATTTTCTGACCTTCACAGCCACTGTTCGTGAAGTCCTCAAAAATGCTAACAAAG CCTTTCAGTCATTGGTTCCTGGCTCAGAAGTGGATCTTATTAAGAAAGTAACGTGTAATCTGGTAGATGTGGAGATTGACCACCAATACCTGTTCATTGGATCCAGCGGTTCTGAGGTCCAAGCAGGCCACATTTCGAG GTTTCGCCTTCTTTTGGATGCTGACGCCGTTCTGGAGCCCTGGCCTATTCAAAGTGGGGACCCAATTTCCGCAGCACAGAGTGCCACGATGGACGAATATGCCTTGGACCTGCAATTCTTCAGCTGTCAAAATGCTTGA